A genomic stretch from Clavelina lepadiformis chromosome 5, kaClaLepa1.1, whole genome shotgun sequence includes:
- the LOC143460248 gene encoding uncharacterized protein LOC143460248 isoform X2, protein MAAAYPVNQTNTTSVVLPPQAQIMMQPQPQQISTSANSKTKALRGIAIAEVVLGSLCVVLGAVFSGYVSDHGYRSSYGYGYYRAWTTGEGIWCGVWIVIAGGLGIAAGSKRATPCIINCHMGFAVTGAVFSITLFGLGIGMVSGTRTYFAIGLMVVNIVAAFLSFILLIVSASLTCCINPQGCCGGCCGECCGQGYLETSQQVAYIGTAPGTAGQPAFVQTPAPGTIPQYTMPVVMQQGPVIPSNSAATTSQVMPTDQLGSDAGQRKQQEASNVTQSPTESGQGYPPAYSQ, encoded by the exons AACAAACACTACGTCTGTGGTATTGCCACCTCAAGCGCAGATCATGATGCAACCTCAACCTCAACAGATTTCAACTTCAGCAAACAGTAAAACGAAGGCACTCAGAGGAATCGCG ATAGCAGAAGTGGTTCTCGGGTCTTTATGCGTGGTGTTGGGAGCAGTATTCTCCGGCTATGTCAGTGATCATGGTTATAGGTCCAGTTATGGTTATGGTTACTACCGAGCGTGGACGACCGGAGAAGGAATATGGTGTGGTGTTTGG ATAGTAATTGCTGGTGGACTTGGAATAGCTGCTGGAAGTAAAAGGGCGACACCTTGCATC ATCAACTGTCACATGGGTTTTGCCGTCACTGGAGCGGTATTCTCAATTACACTTTTTGGTTTGGGAATAGGGATGGTTTCAGGAACGAGAACG TATTTCGCCATTGGCCTGATGGTAGTCAATATCGTCGCTGCTTTTTTATCTTTCATTCTCCTCATTGTGAGTGCATCATTGACTTGCTGCATCAATCCGCAAGGTTGTTGTGGAGGATGTTGCGGAGAATGTTGTGGACAG GGATACTTAGAAACAAGCCAGCAGGTGGCATACATTGGAACCGCCCCTGGCACTGCTGGTCAACCAGCATTCGTTCAGA CACCTGCCCCAGGAACAATTCCACAGTATACTATGCCAGTGGTGATGCAGCAAGGTCCAGTAATTCCATCCAACTCTGCTGCCACTACAAGCCAAGTCATGCCAACTGATCAGCTTGGTTCTGATGCTGGCCAGAGAAAACAACAAGAAGCTTCCAATGTCACGCAATCTCCAACAGAGAGTGGGCAAGGTTACCCACCTGCTTATTCCCAGTAA
- the LOC143460248 gene encoding uncharacterized protein LOC143460248 isoform X1 gives MAAAYPVNQTNTTSVVLPPQAQIMMQPQPQQISTSANSKTKALRGIAIAEVVLGSLCVVLGAVFSGYVSDHGYRSSYGYGYYRAWTTGEGIWCGVWIVIAGGLGIAAGSKRATPCIINCHMGFAVTGAVFSITLFGLGIGMVSGTRTYFAIGLMVVNIVAAFLSFILLIVSASLTCCINPQGCCGGCCGECCGQGYLETSQQVAYIGTAPGTAGQPAFVQNMQPGQSQSHYVFQTAPAPGTIPQYTMPVVMQQGPVIPSNSAATTSQVMPTDQLGSDAGQRKQQEASNVTQSPTESGQGYPPAYSQ, from the exons AACAAACACTACGTCTGTGGTATTGCCACCTCAAGCGCAGATCATGATGCAACCTCAACCTCAACAGATTTCAACTTCAGCAAACAGTAAAACGAAGGCACTCAGAGGAATCGCG ATAGCAGAAGTGGTTCTCGGGTCTTTATGCGTGGTGTTGGGAGCAGTATTCTCCGGCTATGTCAGTGATCATGGTTATAGGTCCAGTTATGGTTATGGTTACTACCGAGCGTGGACGACCGGAGAAGGAATATGGTGTGGTGTTTGG ATAGTAATTGCTGGTGGACTTGGAATAGCTGCTGGAAGTAAAAGGGCGACACCTTGCATC ATCAACTGTCACATGGGTTTTGCCGTCACTGGAGCGGTATTCTCAATTACACTTTTTGGTTTGGGAATAGGGATGGTTTCAGGAACGAGAACG TATTTCGCCATTGGCCTGATGGTAGTCAATATCGTCGCTGCTTTTTTATCTTTCATTCTCCTCATTGTGAGTGCATCATTGACTTGCTGCATCAATCCGCAAGGTTGTTGTGGAGGATGTTGCGGAGAATGTTGTGGACAG GGATACTTAGAAACAAGCCAGCAGGTGGCATACATTGGAACCGCCCCTGGCACTGCTGGTCAACCAGCATTCGTTCAGA ATATGCAACCTGGGCAATCGCAGTCTCATTACGTTTTTCAAACAGCACCTGCCCCAGGAACAATTCCACAGTATACTATGCCAGTGGTGATGCAGCAAGGTCCAGTAATTCCATCCAACTCTGCTGCCACTACAAGCCAAGTCATGCCAACTGATCAGCTTGGTTCTGATGCTGGCCAGAGAAAACAACAAGAAGCTTCCAATGTCACGCAATCTCCAACAGAGAGTGGGCAAGGTTACCCACCTGCTTATTCCCAGTAA